Proteins found in one Drosophila busckii strain San Diego stock center, stock number 13000-0081.31 chromosome 2R, ASM1175060v1, whole genome shotgun sequence genomic segment:
- the LOC108596953 gene encoding uncharacterized protein LOC108596953 isoform X2, translated as MASSKLKAVTNEAKDSVPVGVSATANSNKSSPQGSHRRKTQHTVRNEAETDMQFETIADEESVLMPVAVPSKLDDNLKTAIGNMLDSDDTKTYLQRLANERVRCNFLLATYQLPDINFVIGTPIETLQNEYNLRLRQRQERSATPGVEAGVYVASNPSNAPRAPGLVENVCYVAKPATTSTNTKAPPK; from the exons ATGGCGTCGTCTAAATTGAAAGCAGTCACCAACGAGGCAAAAGATTCAGTGCCTGTGGGAGTATCAGCCACAGCCAATTCCAACAAGTCCTCCCCGCAAGGAAGTCACAGAAGGAAGACGCAGCACACAGTGCGCAATGAGGCTGAAACTGATATGCAATTTGAGACCATAGCCGACGAAGAGTCCGTGTTAATGCCAGTCGCAGTGCCATCCAAATTAGatgataatttaaaaacagccATAGGCAATATGTTAGATTCCGATGATACGAAAACGTATTTACAACGTCTGGCCAATGAGCGCGTGcgctgcaactttttgttagcTACCTACCAG TTGCCAGATATAAACTTTGTAATAGGCACTCCGATTGAAACGTTACAAAATGAGTATAACTTACGCCTCAGACAACGGCAGGAGCGGTCAGCTACTCCTGGAGTAGAAGCTGGTGTTTATGTTGCATCAAATCCATCTAATGCCCCGCGTGCCCCTGGACTTGTGGAAAATGTTTGTTATGTTGCAAAGCccgcaacaacatcaacaaataCTAAAGCTCCGCCAAAATGa
- the LOC108596953 gene encoding uncharacterized protein LOC108596953 isoform X1 yields the protein MFENNSIEIPDSDDEEMASSKLKAVTNEAKDSVPVGVSATANSNKSSPQGSHRRKTQHTVRNEAETDMQFETIADEESVLMPVAVPSKLDDNLKTAIGNMLDSDDTKTYLQRLANERVRCNFLLATYQLPDINFVIGTPIETLQNEYNLRLRQRQERSATPGVEAGVYVASNPSNAPRAPGLVENVCYVAKPATTSTNTKAPPK from the exons atgtttgaaaataattctATAGAAATACCCGATTCAGACGACGAAGAAATGGCGTCGTCTAAATTGAAAGCAGTCACCAACGAGGCAAAAGATTCAGTGCCTGTGGGAGTATCAGCCACAGCCAATTCCAACAAGTCCTCCCCGCAAGGAAGTCACAGAAGGAAGACGCAGCACACAGTGCGCAATGAGGCTGAAACTGATATGCAATTTGAGACCATAGCCGACGAAGAGTCCGTGTTAATGCCAGTCGCAGTGCCATCCAAATTAGatgataatttaaaaacagccATAGGCAATATGTTAGATTCCGATGATACGAAAACGTATTTACAACGTCTGGCCAATGAGCGCGTGcgctgcaactttttgttagcTACCTACCAG TTGCCAGATATAAACTTTGTAATAGGCACTCCGATTGAAACGTTACAAAATGAGTATAACTTACGCCTCAGACAACGGCAGGAGCGGTCAGCTACTCCTGGAGTAGAAGCTGGTGTTTATGTTGCATCAAATCCATCTAATGCCCCGCGTGCCCCTGGACTTGTGGAAAATGTTTGTTATGTTGCAAAGCccgcaacaacatcaacaaataCTAAAGCTCCGCCAAAATGa